The Pigmentiphaga aceris DNA segment GCCAGCTTGCCGGTCTTGGCAGGCGTGCTTTTGCCCGCCTTGCCCGACACCTGCATGTGGAAGGTGGCCACGTTGCCGTCAGTGCTGATCTTGGTGTGGACGATGTCGTAGGGAGCCTTCACCGCCGTGGCCGGCTTGCTGTGAATGCCACCGGTGTGGGCCTTGGCGTGGGGACCGTCGTGTGCGATAGCTGTACCAGACAAACCAGATAACCCGAACAACCCGGCACATGCCAGGGCCAGTGCAGCGCGTTTGAACGAAGTTTGCTGTCTCATGATTTTTCCTCGGATCGGGTGAAAGAGAACACGAGGAAGTTTTGCGCAGACAGCCGTACTATTGGGTTCTCAAAATCCACAAAACATACCAATTCGTCCACCATGAAGCCAGCCATCAGCATCGAGACGCAGCTTGAGCCCGTCCAGGCACTGGATCGCCTGTCCTGTCTGCTGGACCGCTTCCAGGTATCGGCAAGGCTTTTTCATACGGGCGCGCTCTGCGGCATCAGCACTTTCGAGGCACAACCCGGCAGGGGCTTCTTTCACGTGCTGCGGGCGGGCGAAATGGTGGTGACGCATCGCCAGGGAACCGGGCTTGCGCGTCGCATCGAAGCGCGTGAACCCACGCTGTTTTTCTACCCGCAGGCGCTTACCCACCGCTTCCACAACGCACCTAAAGACGGGGCCGATTTCACCTGCGCATCGGTGTATTTCGAAGGAGGTGCCAACCATCCGCTGGTGCAGGCATTACCGCCCTTGATCGTCCTGCCACTGGCCAAGGTACCGGGCTTGGCTGGCGCGCTCACGCTGCTGTTTGAAGAAGCAGACGCCGTGCGATGCGGGCACCGGCTGATCGCCGATCGGCTGTTTGAAGTGGTGTTGCTGCAGTTGTTGCGCTGGCTGCTCGACCACGGCCGGGAAAGCGGGATTGCCATCGGACTGGTGTCGGGCCTGGCCGATCCACAATTGGCCCGTGCATTGACTGCGATGCATGAACACCCGGAGGTGTCCTGGACGGTGGAATCGCTGGCAGACCGCGCCGCCATGTCGCGCAGCGCGTTTGCCAGCGCCTTCAAGAAAACCGTGGGCGTGACACCTGCCGACTACCTGACCGACTGGCGTCTGGCGATTGCCAGAAAGCGCCTGCGCCAGGGGCAGGCCGTCAAGGCGATAGCGCCTGCCCTGGGTTATGCCAACGCGTCGGCCCTGTCACGTGTGTTTGCGCAACGCGTGGGCATGTCGCCGCGCGAATGGCTCGCGCAAGTGGAAAGCCAGGAAGGGGAAAGTCAGGACGGGGAAAGCCAGGACGCGATGCCCGGCCCGACATCAATCAAAACGTGAACCTGCCCACCATGGTTTGCAGGTGCGCGCCCAGTTGAGCCAGCTTGACGCTCGACGTTGCCGTCTCCTGGCTGGCAGCCGAGGTCTGTTCGGAAATTTCCCGCACTGTGGTCACACTGCGATTGATCCCCTCGGTAACCGAACTCTGCTGCTCGGCCGCCGTGGCAATCTGGTGATTCATCGACTCGATGGTCGACACCGAACGCGTAATGCTGCCCAGCGACACCCCGGCCCGGCGCGCCAGTTCGACACTGCTGTCGGTCAGGGCACGGCTGCTTTCCAGGCTGCTTGCCACCTGCAAGGTGCCGCGTTGCAAGCCGGCAATCAACTGTTCGATTTCCTCGGTGGAATCCTTGGCACGCTGCGCCAGGCTGCGTACCTCGTCGGCCACCACCGCGAAACCGCGACCTGCCTCACCGGCACGTGCGGCCTCGATGGCAGCATTGAGCGCCAGCAGATTGGTTTGCTGCGCCACAGCCTTGATCACATCCAGCACGCTGCCGATCTTCTCGCTTTCGCGCTTCAGGTCGGTCATGGCCACCGTCGATTGCACCACCTCGTTCGCCAGCCGCTCGATCTGGCCGATCGCCTGTACCACGACCTCGTTGCCCTCGCCCGCTTCTCGGTTTGCATGAACTGCTGCATCGGAGGCCCGCTCAGCACTGCGGGCCACCTCGTGGACCGCAGCCGTCATCTCGCCCATGGCCGTGGCCAGCTGATCGGTTTCCTGCTGCTGGCCGTTCACACCCGAACTGGTCTGCGCAGTCACGGCCGACAGCTGCTCGGCCGAACTGGCAAGCTGCACAACGCCATCACGCAGGCCACCAATCAAGTCCCGCAGGTTCAAGGTCATGCGCTGCATGCTTGCCTGCAGCATGCCAAGCTCGTCGCGACGCGTCACCACTACGTCGTGGCTCAGGTCGCCATTGGCGACTTGCTCGGCACGCTGCAAGGTGGCCATCAACGGCCGCACGATCATGCGAGTGATGCCCAGTGCGGCAAGCACGCCCAACAGCAGCACCACGCCCGTCGCGACGGCCAGCAAGCCGTGCGCGCGCTGCTCATCGTCTGCGCGCTCCTGCGCCTGGATCTGGGCAAGCCGCTGGCTGGCGGCAAAGAGCTTTTCCATGTCTGCATCAAGGGCAAACTGCGTTACCTCGACCGCAGCCTGCGCATCACCGAATTGCCCGAATACTTCGCGGAACGCATCAAGCGACTTCTGCACGGCCTGAACGCTTTCAGGCTCGCTCGGCACCAGCAGCTTGTCCAGGGCCCGCACGCTGACGCCGCTTTGCTGGATGGCCGCGCGGGCGAGCGGTTCAAACTCGGGATTCAAGGTGTATGCATACTCGCCAACCTGCGCGCGCGCCTGCACCAGCAAGGACTGCGCGCGGGTGATGGCGTCGCGCTCGCCTTGACTGCGATCCTGCGACGCAATCCGGTTTGCCAAGGTCTGAAGTTCGGCGGTGGCCGTATCGGCATGCTTGGTGAATGCCGGACGGGCCGCCTCCCGACCCTTGATGCCTTCGACCAGATCAGCGTAATCCTGGCGATAGCGACGCACCGCTTCAGACGCCTGCTTGAGCTGAGGCACGCTCAGTTCCGAGGTGAAGACAGACCGGCTGTGCGCAAGGTGACTATCGAGCTTGCCCAGTTGTTCAGTCACGCTGTTGGCATCGGCCGTACTGGCCGTCAGGGTGTAGGACAGACGCGCAATGCGCATGTCCCGCGCAAGATCGTTCAGCGTGGCAATGTCGAGCATTCGCTCGCCGCGCACGCCCAAAGAAGTAATGGACCACCACCCGGTGATCGAAATTGCCAGGGTGAGTACCAGCACCAAACCAAAACCAAGAAGAAGCTTGGTACGAACACTGATATTTTCCAGCACGCGATTTATATAAGCCATGACCAGTAACCGCCC contains these protein-coding regions:
- a CDS encoding AraC family transcriptional regulator; this encodes MKPAISIETQLEPVQALDRLSCLLDRFQVSARLFHTGALCGISTFEAQPGRGFFHVLRAGEMVVTHRQGTGLARRIEAREPTLFFYPQALTHRFHNAPKDGADFTCASVYFEGGANHPLVQALPPLIVLPLAKVPGLAGALTLLFEEADAVRCGHRLIADRLFEVVLLQLLRWLLDHGRESGIAIGLVSGLADPQLARALTAMHEHPEVSWTVESLADRAAMSRSAFASAFKKTVGVTPADYLTDWRLAIARKRLRQGQAVKAIAPALGYANASALSRVFAQRVGMSPREWLAQVESQEGESQDGESQDAMPGPTSIKT
- a CDS encoding methyl-accepting chemotaxis protein, with amino-acid sequence MAYINRVLENISVRTKLLLGFGLVLVLTLAISITGWWSITSLGVRGERMLDIATLNDLARDMRIARLSYTLTASTADANSVTEQLGKLDSHLAHSRSVFTSELSVPQLKQASEAVRRYRQDYADLVEGIKGREAARPAFTKHADTATAELQTLANRIASQDRSQGERDAITRAQSLLVQARAQVGEYAYTLNPEFEPLARAAIQQSGVSVRALDKLLVPSEPESVQAVQKSLDAFREVFGQFGDAQAAVEVTQFALDADMEKLFAASQRLAQIQAQERADDEQRAHGLLAVATGVVLLLGVLAALGITRMIVRPLMATLQRAEQVANGDLSHDVVVTRRDELGMLQASMQRMTLNLRDLIGGLRDGVVQLASSAEQLSAVTAQTSSGVNGQQQETDQLATAMGEMTAAVHEVARSAERASDAAVHANREAGEGNEVVVQAIGQIERLANEVVQSTVAMTDLKRESEKIGSVLDVIKAVAQQTNLLALNAAIEAARAGEAGRGFAVVADEVRSLAQRAKDSTEEIEQLIAGLQRGTLQVASSLESSRALTDSSVELARRAGVSLGSITRSVSTIESMNHQIATAAEQQSSVTEGINRSVTTVREISEQTSAASQETATSSVKLAQLGAHLQTMVGRFTF